The Bacillus sp. Y1 genome has a window encoding:
- the ypeB gene encoding germination protein YpeB: MIRTILIGVLVLGVAGTAFWGYQEHREKNAVLINAENNYQRAFHDLSYQVDLLNNKIGTTLAMNSRESLSPSLAEVWKITSDAHSDVGQLPLTLLPFNKTEEFLAKIGDFSYRTAIRDLEKEPLTDKEYQSLQDLYKQSAEIQGELRKVQHMVLENNLRWMDVELALASSEEPLDNTIIDGFKTVEKTVEGYGDTDFGPAFVSLSQKEDNEFKYLQGKQVKEEEAVQIAKKYAAFGNDVAVKVTESGKGASTGFYSISVQKKGTNEEANMDVTKKGGYPIWFIYSRDVKEQKISLNDASTKAIQFLKDTGFENLDLFESTQYDNIGVFTFVTNENDVRVYPDAINVKVALDNGNILGFSADDYLRSHHVRDIPKPTLSVEDAQKKINPSVKVMENRQSIIINDMNEEVLCYEFMGTLGDDTYRIFINANSGIEEKVDKLENAEEVYEDVV, from the coding sequence TTGATTAGAACAATCTTAATAGGTGTTTTGGTGCTCGGGGTAGCAGGAACGGCTTTTTGGGGCTACCAAGAGCATCGTGAAAAAAATGCCGTACTCATTAATGCTGAGAACAACTATCAAAGAGCGTTTCACGATCTAAGCTATCAGGTAGATTTACTGAATAATAAGATAGGAACAACATTAGCTATGAATTCAAGGGAATCATTATCGCCTTCTTTAGCAGAGGTTTGGAAAATAACATCTGATGCTCATAGTGATGTTGGTCAACTTCCATTAACGCTTCTACCTTTCAACAAGACGGAGGAGTTTCTCGCGAAAATTGGTGATTTTAGTTACCGTACTGCAATTAGAGATTTAGAGAAAGAACCATTAACGGATAAAGAGTACCAATCCTTACAGGACCTGTATAAGCAGTCAGCAGAGATACAAGGTGAATTGCGAAAGGTACAGCATATGGTCTTAGAAAATAACTTACGCTGGATGGATGTTGAACTGGCTCTAGCATCATCAGAAGAGCCTTTAGATAATACAATTATTGATGGCTTTAAGACCGTTGAGAAAACAGTTGAAGGATATGGAGACACAGATTTTGGACCTGCCTTTGTGTCTTTAAGTCAAAAAGAAGACAACGAGTTTAAATACTTGCAAGGGAAACAAGTGAAAGAAGAAGAGGCCGTCCAAATCGCAAAAAAATATGCAGCGTTTGGAAATGATGTGGCTGTAAAGGTTACGGAAAGTGGGAAAGGTGCAAGTACTGGTTTTTATAGCATTTCTGTACAAAAGAAGGGTACAAATGAAGAAGCAAATATGGATGTCACGAAAAAAGGTGGTTATCCAATTTGGTTTATCTACTCTCGTGATGTGAAAGAGCAAAAAATAAGTCTAAACGATGCAAGTACGAAAGCGATTCAATTCTTAAAGGATACGGGCTTTGAAAATTTAGATCTATTTGAAAGCACGCAGTACGATAATATTGGAGTATTTACCTTTGTTACAAATGAAAATGATGTTAGAGTGTATCCTGATGCTATTAATGTAAAGGTAGCGTTGGATAATGGAAATATTTTAGGTTTTTCTGCTGATGATTATTTACGCTCTCACCATGTTAGAGATATTCCAAAGCCAACTCTATCGGTGGAAGACGCACAAAAGAAAATTAACCCAAGTGTTAAGGTGATGGAAAATAGACAATCGATCATTATTAACGATATGAACGAAGAAGTACTGTGTTATGAATTCATGGGAACCCTAGGTGATGACACGTACCGTATTTTCATTAACGCAAATAGCGGGATCGAAGAAAAGGTCGATAAGCTAGAAAATGCCGAGGAAGTATATGAGGATGTTGTGTAA